The sequence GCAGTGCTGTACAAACTGGTGAGTTCGGTGCATCAATTGCCGCTTCTGGTGGTGGGTGCGCACCGGCCCGTGTCCGGAGCCGGGGAAGTCGACCAGCTGTCACGGAGCCCGATCGCCGGCAATCGCACCCTGCTGGAGCTGGCTCCCCTCGATACGGCGGCCGTGGCGGCCCTGCTGGCGGACCTGTGCGGCCGGCCGGCCGGTCCGCGACTGCGCCGCATGGCCGAGGGAGCCGCCGGCAACCCGCTGTACCTCACCGAGTTGATCGCCGCGCTGAGGCGCGAGCACGCCATCGAGACCGGTGAGGCCACGGCCGAGACCGGTGAGGCCACGGCGGACATCGCCGCCGGCTGCTCACTGCCGTCGCTGACCGCGCTGGTGACGCACCGGCTTCGCCATCTGCGCGATGACGTGCTGCAGGTGCTGCGCGTCGCCTCCGTACTGGGCGCCGGTTGCACCACCGCCGAACTCGCAGCGGTGGTGGACCTTCCACTGCGCGACCTGCTGGCCGTCATGGCCGAGGCCGAGGCCGCCGGGGCGCTGAGGGACACCGGCCAACGCCTGCGCTTCCGGCATGAGCTCATCCGGCATGCCGTGTACGACGCCGTGCCGGGGTCGGTCCGGGACATGCTGCACATGAGAGCAGCGCAGTGCCTGGCCGAGGCCGGGGCGGCTCCCGAACGCGTTGCCGAGCATCTCCTCAACGGGCTGCCGAGCCCGGAGTTCCTGCTCACCTGGCTGGAAGGATCCGCGGCACGGCTCACCACGCGGGCACCGGCCATGGCTCTGCGGCTGCTCACCACGGCGCTGGAACTCGGCGACCCCACGGATGCCGGGTACGCCAACCTCCGTCTGCACCACGCCCTTGCGCAGCTCTCCTGCGGTCTCCTCGCCGAGGCGGAGGAGAGTGCCCGCTGCGCCCTGGCCAAGGCGCCTGACCCCGGGTGGGAATGCCTGATGCGCTGGATCGTCATCCAGGCCGCGTTCGCCCGGGGCCGGCCCGACCTGGCGCTGGCGGAGACGCGGGCCGGATACCGGAGCCCGGGCGTACCGGAGATCGAGGCGGTCCGGCTCCAGGCCTTCGGCGCGGTATGTCTCTTCGCACTGGGGGACCTCACCGAAGCCGGCGCGGTCGCCTCACGTGCCCGGCGCGCCGCCGACAAGGCCGGCGACAGCCACGCCCTGGCCGGCGCCCTGCACATACTGGCGGCCAAGCGATTCCTGGAGACGCCCGACTCCGAAGCGGTGGAACTCGCGCGGCAGGCGTCCCGCCTCATGCCCGACTCGATGCACCCGGCGCAGTGGATGGGGCTGCAACTCGCCCTGGTGAACTACTACGTCGATCTCGATCTCGGGGACGACGCCCAGCGGACCCTCGCCGCCATACGCATCCCGGCGGAGCACACCGCAGGGATGTTCCTGCCCTGGTACCACCTGTCCTGCGCGCTCCTCGCGTTTCACACGGGGCGCTGGGACGACGCGCTGGCGGAGATCACCTCAGGTCTTGACTGCGGAGGCCAGGACGCACTGAGCCGGGCGCTGCGGGCGGTGGCGGCGCTGATCGCCGTGCACCGGGGCAGGCGCCCCCTCGCCGAAGCGCATCTGGCCGCTCTGCTGCCCGAGACCGAGAACTCGACGGTCGCAGCCTTCTACGAGTACCTGCCGTTGTGCGCCGGCGTCCTTCTGGACGAGGCGCAGGGCGATGCCCGGCGCGCCTACTCCCGGCTCGCCGAGGCGTTCGACAGCGGCGTCGGCCATCTGCCGGGCCAGCTGATCCTCGGCTTTCTGACACCTGATCTGGTCCGCCTCGCCCTGGCCCGGGGAGACCGTGCGAACGCCCAGCGGTACGCTGCCGCCGCGCAACGACGCGCCGACCACAGCGGTGGCCTCTACCACCTCGGTGACGCCTACCGCTGTCAAGGTCTGCTGAACGGGGACCCTGATCTGCTCATGGAAGCGGTCCGCTGCTACCGCAACGCCCCGCGGCCACTCAATGCGGCACACGCCCTTACGGATGCGGCGGAAATGCTGGCCCGCAGTGGGCAGCTGGACGACGCCCGCGTCCTGCTCGATCAGGCGCTGGACACGTTCACGCAGCTGGGCGCGGTCTGGGACGCCGCCCAGGCGACATCGCGGCTGCGTGCGGTCGCCGTCCGCCGGGGCTCACACCGGACCCGCACCGGCTCTCGTGACGGCTGGGAAGCCCTCACCCACACCGAACGCCTGGTTGCGGAGCACGTGGCCGAAGGGTGTTCCAATCCCGAGATCGCGGCTCGGCTGTCCATCGCCCGAAGCACCGTCAGCACCCATGTGTCCAGCATCCTCAGAAAGCTGGCGATGACCTCACGGGTCGAGATCGCCGCGGAGGTGACCCGCCGGCAGAAATCCGGGCGGTCACCTTCGCAGGACTGATCCCCTCGGCGCTCGACGCGATGTTCCCCGGCTCCCTTCGAGGAGGCCGGGGAACGCTCCGACGGCGTGCCGTCAGATCACGCGGCGCAGCCCACTCGGATCACGAGGGAATGCGCTGCACAGGTCAGCGGTTGTTGACGCACTCCGGAGCGGGGCTGTCGCTCGTGCACAGCACCAGGTCGCTGCTGAGGCTGTCGGTGCCGTCCTTGGCGGGGACGGTGGCGGTGCCGTCGCCGGACCAGGTGTCACCAAGATCGTTGGTGAACGTCCACTTACCCGTCACCGTCTTCATCAGCTGGCCTCGCATCGCCCAGCTGTAGTTGCCCGGCTTCACGGATATCTTGTTCGCGTCGCTCACGGCTTCGGTCTGGGTCCAGGAGTGCTCGTAGCGTGCGGTGAGCGCCGTACTGACCTTGGCCGTGACGAACTCGACGTTGACCCCCACCTCGCTGGTGACGGTGAGGGAGGTGCCCACCGTATTGGTCTGGGACGTGGTCTGCGTCCAGGTGATGGTCCGGTCCCCGGGGTCGGTGCTGTTGTTCCACACGTTGGAGCTGACCCGCTTCAGGTCCCCCACGGAAGCCACGCTGTCGCCGGTGACCTCGTAGTCGCACGACTTGACGGCGCCGGCACTGTTGCTGCACTGCTTCAGGGCGTACGCGGTGGCCAGGTCCGCGAGGGACGGGCCCGTGTACTCCGCGCCGGGGGTCGGACCGATGGTCCACTCCTGGTTGCTGTCACCGTTGCAGCCGTGGGTACCCACGGTGGTGCCGTCGTTACTGCTTCCCCCGAACACATCCATGCACTTGCCGGTGTTGACGTTCCGGATCAGGTAGTAGCCGTCACCACCGCCAGAGGGCTGCAGATACCAATTCTGCTTGCTGTTTTTCTGGTCGCAGTACCTCGGCTCGACGAGGTGGTCGTTGTCGGTGTTGAAGTCGACGCACTTCTGCGTCTTGTCGTTGCGGATCAGGAAACTCCCGTCCCTGTTGGGAAGGATGCTCCAATTCGCTATCGGCGACTTGTTGATGACCATTTCGGTCCCGTAGTCCGGCGAGTCCTTCGCCAGATCCAATGACGGCGCAAGACCGTCGCCCTGGGGCAGGCGCGGCGACAGGGACAGGCCGGTCATGGCGGGGGTTTCCGCGTGAGCCGTTCCGGTCGTGAGCGGAGAGACTGACGTGGCGAGCGTGGCGAAGGCGACCGCGGCAAATGCGGCCATCGTCCGCCGCACCGGTCCGTAGGGGGTCGGCTCGGTGATCATGGCTATTCGGTTCTCCTTGGCAGTTCTTGCCTGGGGGCGGGTTCGGTAACCGGCCCTGCTGCCGCGGCAAACGGCGCCCGGACAGGGGAGGAAGCGCCCCGTGCCCGGCTGTGGTCCCTGCTGCGGCGGTGCCAACGTATGGGGCACGGCGCGGCGTTACATCCGTCAACTGAAGGAGGGCTTGCGCGTGGTGGCGGCGGTGGCAGTGGCCCGGGGCCTATCTGCCCCAGATCTTCCGGTACGCCGCGCGATAGCCGGACGGGTCCCAGGTCGTGGCCCCGCGGCTGTTGCCGGCCGTGGCGATGTGCACGGGGGCGACATAACCGCTGGCGGGTCTGCCCGAGAAGGCGCGGTTGAATTCGTCGAGGATCTGCCAGCCCTGCTGGGAGAAGGGCTCCGGGACGGTGGCCGCCTGGAACTGTCTGCTGTTGATGCGCTGGAAGGCGGACGGGTCGCCGTCGCCCGCGCCGATGTTGAAGGGGATGCCGCCGCCCTTCCGGCCGGCGGCGCGCAGGGCCGGCGCGGCATCGGCGAAGTACACATCGTTGATGGCGACGGAGTGGGTCCAGCGGTCCCCGAAGCGGGAGAGGAGTGCGGAGACCTCCTGGGGCGTGCGGCTGCTGGTGTCCGGGAGCGGGATGTTCTCCTCCTCCAGGAGCCGTACGCCGGAGCAGGTGGCGAGCTGTTTCTTGATCAGTTCGGACTTGTTCCTGGCGAACGGGATCGAGGCATCGGTGAACACGACGACTCCCGCGTGGCCCCGGGAGTGCGTGATGATCCAGTCCGCGCTGACTTTCGCGACATCCTGGACGTTGGTGGTGATGTTGCTGAAGAGTCCGGGGTCCTTGCTCGGGCCGGGGGCATCGACCGCGTGCCAGCCGACGAGCGGGATGTGTTCGGCGGTGGCCGTCGCGACCTGCCGCGACGTCAGGCGTGGGTCGAAGCCGCCGATGACGATGCCGGCGGGCCGGAGGGCGAGGGCCTGGCTGAAGGCCGCCTGGATCCCGGCGGGGGTGCCCTGACCGTCGATCACCCGGACCGGCCAGCCGAGGGTCTTCGCGGCTTGCCGGAGGCCCTCGGCGGCGCCTGCGACACCGGGATTGGTCATGGTCTGCGCGACATAGACGAGGCGTTTGCCGAAGACCGCCCGGGGGCCGCTGGTGGGCCCGTCCCAGGAGGTGTGCGGCTTCTCGGCCCGTGCCACGGCAGCCCGGGCCCGGGCCAGGACGGCGGGACAACCGGTCTTCGCCGGCCCCGGCGAGTAGGGTGCGGCGCCGGTCGAGGCGCCCCGTTCGCAGCCGGCGAGGACAGTGGCCGCCAGAGCCACGACGACTGTGCCGCAAACGGCGGTCTTGCGGTGCGAGTGCACGGGCGCTCCCTGCGGAGGGACGACACGGTGGCGACGGCCGGAGATCACGAGCTGATACGGACCGCGTCATGGCGGGGCCGGGACGGTGGTGTCCGCCGTTGGCGCAGCTGGCGGCGGGCGGCATAGCCGGCCATGCCGACGGCGAGGAGCAGGGTGGCGCCGTTGAACAGCGGGGTGACCCAGAACTGCGCGCCGAGCTGGCCGATACCGGCAAGGCCGATGGCGAGGATGACGACGGCGACCAGGGTGCCCAGGGCGTTCGGGCGTCCTGGTCTGATCGCGGTGGACCCGAGCAGGGCACCGACGAAGGCGGGCAGCAGATAGTCCAGGCCGACGCTGGGGTTGCCGATCCGCTGCTGGGCGGCGAGCAGGACACCGGCGATACCGACGACCAGCCCCGAACCGGCGAACGCGTGGACGACGTAGCGCCGGGTCGGGATGCCCACCAGCTCGGCGGCGCGCGGGTTGGAGCCGATGACGTACAGATAGCGGCCGAGCGGCAGCCGCTCCAGGAGCAGCCACAGCACGGCGGTCAGCGCGAGGACGTAGAAGGCGGATACCGGCAGGCCGAGGAACCTGGAGTCGTAGAGATCGGTGAAGGCCGCCGGCAGGCCCTGCGGGCCGGGAACGATCCGGGCCCCGTTGGTGATCCAACCGGTGAGGGCGTACAGGATGCTGCCGGTGCCCAGCGTGGCGATAAGGGAATTGATCTTCGCGAATTCGACGACGATCCCGTTGAAGACGCCGACGACCGCTCCGCCGACGATTACGGCGAGGCAGGCGAGGGGCCAGGGCCACGCTTCGTTGGCGATCAGCTGCATCGTCATGACGTGCGCCAGGCCGAGACCGTAGCCGAGGGACAGGTCGAACTTGGCGGTGACGATGGGAAGCATGGCGCCGAGCGCGAGGAGGGCGGGGATCGACTGGTTGGACAGGACCTCGGAGATGTTGTCCAGGGTGGGAAAGGTGTCCGGCAGGGCGAGGGAGAAGGCCAGGAAGAGCAGGGCGGCGAAGGCCAGGAGGCCGTAGGCGCCGAGGAAGTGCCCGAACCGGCGGCCCGGCAGGAGGCGGGGGGAGGGGGTCATGGTTCCACCGTCCCGGTGAGCGCGCTCATCGCCGAGGAGGCACGGGCGAGTTCGGAGACCGTGAGAGCCCCGCCGCTCAGCTCCTCCGTCATCACCCCGCGGACGAACACCAGGGCGCGATGGCACACGTGGGCGACCTCCTCGAAGTCGGTGGAGAGGAGCAGGACGGCGAGGCCTCCGGCCAGCGCCTCCCGGAGCAGGCGGTAGATCGCCGTTTTGGCGCCGACGTCCACCCCGGCGGTCGGCTCTTCGAGGATCAGCAGGCGCCGGCTCGTCCTGAGCCCCCGTCCGATCATGACCTTCTGCTGATTCCCACCGGAGAGGGTGGCGATCGGCGCCTCGGTGTCCCGGGGGAAGACCGAGAACCGCTCGATCAGGGCCGCGGCCTCGGCGCGCTCGTGCCGCGGAACGATCCGGCGCCAGGACCGCACACCGCTCGCCCGGGGATTGGCCAGGAAGTTCTCCCGCACCGTCAGCTCGGGTGCGCAGCCCTCTTCCTGACGGTCGCTGGTCACCAGGCCGACACCGGAGCCGACGGCGGCCATGACCGTGTGCGGGGTGTACGGGAGGCCGTCGAGCAGCGCCCGTCCGCCGGTGACCGGCCGGGAGCCGGCGAGGGCACGGCCCAGTTCCATGTGCCCGGCGCCGGTGAGGCCCACCATGCCGAGGATTTCCCCGGCGTGCACCTCCAGGCTGACCGGCGCCGTGTTCTCGGTCCGTACCCGGTCCAGGCGCAGTACGGCCGGACCCGAGGCGGCGGCGAAGCGTAAGCCGGCCGGTTCGTGGCCCACGATGTCGCGCACCAGCCGGGCCGGCCGGTAGCCGGCCACCGGGCCCTGGCTGACGACGCGTCCGTCACGCAGGACGGCGAAGTCATCGGCGACCTCGTACACCTCGTCGATCCGGTGGGTGACATGGACGAGGGCACGGCCCTGGTCGCGCAGGGTGCGCAGGACGTCGAACAGCCGGGCGCAGTCGGCTGCCGGGAGGCTGGCGGTCGGCTCGTCCAGGACGATGACGGCGGCCTGGGTGGACAGCGCGCGGGCGAGGGCCACCAGGGAGCGTTCGGCGCGCGGGAGACCGGCGAGCGGGGCATCCGGATCGAGATGCGCGGCGACGATGTCCAGGGCCGCGGTGCACCGACCGCGGACCCGCCGCCACGACAGCAGACCCGCGCGGCACGGATAGCCGGCCCCCAGGGCAATGTTCTCGGCGACCGTCATCCAGTCGACCAGGCCCAGGTCCTGATGGATGAAGGACAGGGCGCGGGAGGCCGCGTCGGTGCCGAGCGGGTGCCCGTCGACGCGCACCTCGCCCTCGTCCGCGGAGTGGACGCCCGCGAGCACCTTGATGAGCGTGGACTTCCCGGCGCCGTTGGGGCCGAGCAGGGCGAGGATGCGGCCGGAGCGGATGTCGAGGTCGACCGCGTCCAGTGCGAGGGTGCCGCCGAACCGCTTGCACAGGCCGCGTACCCGGACGAGAGGCCGGGGGGCGTCGCGCGGGGGAGGGGTGCTGTCAGGAGCGGCATGCACAGACGTCTCCGGAGGTCGGCCTCATGGTCCTGCCGGGTGCTTCCCGACGGACGGGGCACTGCTGCGGGGCACAGCTACGGGGCACTGCTGCGGGGTGCTTCGTGGTGGTGAGGGTGGCGCGCCCGGGGCCCGGCAATGCCACATCCGTACCGATTACCGCAATTCCGTCATGGTACGGCCCGCCTTGGCCCGGATGCCGGAGGGACGGTCAGAGGGCGGGGATGTTGTCGACATACGCTGCGGCGGCGTCCGGTGTTCCTGCCGGCGCCTCCAGAGCGCACTCGGCCCAGATGACCTTGCCGCCGGCCGTGTAACGGGTGCCCCAGGCCTGGGCGAGCTGTGCGACGAGGAACAGGCCACGGCCGCCCTCGTCGGTGCTGGCCGCATGGCGCAGATGCGGGGCGGTGCTGCCGGCGTCCGAGACCTCGCAGATCAGCGTGCGGTCATGGAGCAGGCGCACCTGGATGGGGGCGGTGCCGTAGCGGATGGCATTGGTGACCAGCTCGCTGAGCAGGAGTTCGGTGGCGAAGACGACCTCGTGCAGCCCCCATTCGGTCAGCTGCCGGGTCACCGCGGCGCGGACGCCGGAGACGAGCGCCGGGTCGGCTGCCACCTCCCAGGTGGCGATGTGCCGGGGGGCGAGGGCACGGGTGCGGGCGACGAGCAGCGCGATGTCGTCGGTGGGGTGCCGGGGCGCCACGGCCCGGAGGACCGCCTCACAGGTGTCCTCGGGCGGACGGTCCGGGTGCGCCAGGGCGTGGCGCAGCAGGTCGAGGGCCGTATCGACGTCGCGCTGGCGGTCCCCGATGAGTCCGTCGGTGTAGAGGACGAGCCGGCTGCCTTCGGGAAGAGTGAATGCGGCGGTCTCGAACGGGAGGCCGCCCAGGCCCAGCGGCGGGCCGGCCGGCAGGTCCGGGAAGGTCACGGTGCCGTCGGGGCGGACCAGCGCGGGCGGAGGGTGCCCGGACCGGGCCATCACGCACTGCCGCGTGGTGGGGTCGTAAATGACGTACAGACAGGTGGCGCCGATGATGCCGGTGCTGTCGGCCGCGGGACCCTCGGTGCCTTCCTCCCGGTCGAGGCGTCCCACGAGGTTGTCGAGATGGGTGAGGACCTCGTCCGGGGCGAGGTCGAGCTCGGCGAAGTTCCGCGCGGCGGTGCGCAAGCGGCCCATCGTGGCGGCGGCGTGCAGGCCGTGGCCGACGACATCCCCGACGACGAGGGCCACCCGGGTGCTGGAGAGGGGGATGACATCGAACCAGTCGCCGCCGACGCCGGACTCGGCGGGCAGATAGCGGTAGGCGACATCGACGGCGCTCTGCTCGGGGAAGCTCTGCGGCAGCAGGCTGTGCTGCAGGGCAAGGACCATGGTGTGCTCGCGGGTGAAACGGCGGGCGTTGTCGATGCAGATGGCGGCACGGGTGGCGAGTTCCTGGGCCAGCGACAAGTCGTCGTCCCCGAACGGGGCGGGGTCGCGCGAGCGGTAGAAGCTTGCCGTGCCCAGGGCGATGCCGCGGGCGAGGAGGGGGACGGCGATCAACGAGTGCACGTCATGGCCGAGGAGGCGCCGGGCGTGCACGGGATCCTGGGCGATCCAGCCGCCGGCCGCCCTCAGATCGGGTTCGAGAACGGGCTGCCGGTCGTCCAGACAGCGGAGCTGGGGCGTGGAGGGACGCAGAGCCACCCGCTCACCGGCAGGGTAGAAGGGGCAGTCGTCCCGGATTCCGTGGACCACGGTGCGGTAAAGGCCGGTGCGGGGATCCGTCGGCTCCTCGCCGCGCAGCACCGCCTCGGGAAGGTCGATGGTGACGTAGTCGGCCAGGCGCGGGACAGCCATCTCGGCGAGTTCCCGGGCGGTACGGCTCACGTCCAGCGTGGTGCCGATGCGGGTGCTGGCCTCGGACAGCAGCTCCAGGCGGCGCCGGGCCGCCACGGCGTACTTCCCCACTTCCGGCTCACCGATCAGCACCAGCCCACCGGCCGCGGCGTGGGAGAGACGATCGGCGGGGCCCTCGGCGTGACGGCCGGAGGGACTTTCAGCGGGACGGTCCGAGGGACGTCGTGCGGTACGGGGCGCGCCCGCTGGGCGGCCCGGGGCCGCCGCCCGGCCCGGTCCGCTGCCGGCAAGGTGCGCGGGCAGCGGGACGGCGAGGGCGAGAACCTGGTCGGGCGCCGGGCCGGGAGCGGCGCCGGCTGCGCTGAGGACGGCGAGGTGCTGATGCGGTGTGGGGAGAACCGCCTCGATGACGACGCCCTCCACGCCGGAGGGGCTGGTCACCGGCCGGCTCAGCAAGGTGATCCGCCGGCCGCCGGGCAGCGGGACCTCGATGGCGGCTCGCTGCGCCGAGGAGATCAGCTCGGTGGCCCGCTCCTTGAGGATCATCTGGTCACGCCAGTCCAGCCCGCTGTCGACCAGCCCGCTTTCGGTCGGTGCGCTGTCGGCCGGCGCGTGCTCGGCCGGCGCGTGCTCGGCCGGCTCGCCCGGCTGCCCGTCGCCCGTCGCCTCACCGGTCGGTGCGCGGCTCCTGGCGTCGAGGTACGCCTGCAGCAAGGCGCGCTCTCGCGTCGAACTCTGCTCCAGCAGCCGCCGTTCGATGGCCCCGGCTGCCCTGCTGAGCACGTCGTTCAGCGCCACATCCGCATCGGTGGGCGGAAAGCCGAGGCACAGGATGCCTTCGATACGTCCACTGAGCGGGTCCCGGACGGGAATGGCCGCACACGCATTGGCCTGGGAGCGTTCGGCGAAGTGCTCGGCGCCGTAGACGTTGATCAGCTGCCGTTCCGCAAGGGCCAGACCGATGCCATTGGTCCCCGCGAACTCCTCGGCGAACACGAACCCCGGGACGCTCTGGATCGCGGCCAGATGTCTGACCAGCGAGGTGTCGCCGAAGCGCCGCTGCAGGACGGCCCCGCGGCCGTCGGCGAGGGCCACGTTCATACTTCTGCCCGCGAACCTGGACTGCAGGCGGTCCAGCACGGGGGCGGCGGCGCGGACGAGCCGGCCGTCCAGATCGAGATCCTGACGGAAGGGAAGCTCGCACTCCTCCGGCGACAGCCCCAGCGACCGGGAACGCTGCCACGAATTCAGGACGGTGCTTCGCACGGTCCCCTCGACCGCCCCGCCGCGAAGAAACTGCTCACGGGCGCGCGCGGGGCCGATATCCGCTCCCACGAGCCCCATCCCGACCACTTCCCACATCGGTATGTGCCGCTCCGGCCGCCCGTGCAGGGGCGGCCGCGCCATACCGTCTCATTGTAGATCTCTGAGCAGAGAGTGAGAGAGGCAGAGAGTGGTACTGATCATGGACATCGTGGACAGGGGAAGCCGAGTCCGGCAGCTCCCGGCTGTCACACACACTCCCCACCGTCACACACGGTCACGACCGGGAACGCCGTCACAGGACCGCGACCGGGTCACAGAACCGCCACCGGATTGACGGGCGAGCCCGTGCCGCCGGGGATGTCCAGCGGGGCCACCACGAGGAGGAACGCATAACGGCCCGCCCCCGCGGCGGTGGCCGAGAGGGCTTCGAGGTCGAGATTGTCCAGGAGCGGCACTCCCATTGCGGCGAGGGCGAGCGCATGGACCGGAGAATGCAGGCCGTCGACCGGTGAGGGCCGTACATCGCTGTCGCCGTCGCCACCGAGCAGAGCGATACCCCGCTCGGCCAGCAGAGGCACGGCGTCCACATGGAAGCCCGCGCTCGCCGTGCCGGGATCCCAGACGCCCAGTTCCCGGCGCCGGCGGACGCTGCCGGACCGCAGCAGCACCGCGTCCCCCTCGCCGATCGTCACGTCGAGTGCCTGCTCCGCGGCCACGATGTCCGCCGCGTGCACGGCCCGCCCGGGCTCCAGCCAGGCGCACCCCAGCACTGTGGGCAGGTCGAGCAGCACCCCCCTGGTCACGAGGGGGCCCAGCGCCGATACGTCACCGAAGCGGGCCCCGCCGGCATCGACCCACTCGTGCGCGCTGCGGCCGTCGTAGAGCTGCCCCCGGTAGGCGACGTGGGACAGCGCGTCCAGATGGCTGACGGCCTTGCCGTGGTAGTCGGCGGCGAGGAAGTCCTTGTGCGTGGAGGGTTCCGGGGGCTCGATGTCGCCGAGGTCGGACATGTAGTGCAGGGCGGGTCTGCTGTTGTCCGGCCCGGGGGTCGTGTTCCAGGGGCGCCCCAGAGGGACGGTGGTTCCGGACCGGACCAGAGCGGTGGCCCGCCGTACGTGGTCCGGGGTCACCCGGTTCCAGGCGCCGCGGTCGGCGCGGGTCCAGCGGCCCCATGTGCGCACCGTCTCGAAGAGCGCGTCGAACTCCTGGCGGGAGACGGCAGGCCCGTTGCCCGCACCGGCAGGCCCGTTGTCCGCACCGGCAGGCGCAGGCGGGGGAATCGGCGACTCGCTGGGGTTGCCGGTCATCTGCGCAGCGCTCCATGGGGGGGAGGGGACACCCTGCTTCCGGGCGTCGTCACCGTGTCCGGTCGGCTGCAGTATGGCTCAGCGTCGCGCCGTGGTGACGACGCCACCAGGAGTGTCGTCACACCGGACGCGTCCCCGGTCAAGCAACCGTCACCGTGGGGGAGTACATGTCCCACCACAGGGCCAGATCCAGCGTCCGTTCGAGGCCGCTCCGGGACGCCTGGGTGATCCGGGGCGCCTCGTGCTGCGCCACACGCTCCAGCCAGGCGCGGTCGACGAGGTCGAAGACGGGGTGCGAGGGGCGCGACAGCAGGTCCTTGGCGTGCTGCTGGAGCGCGACCGCGTACTGCGGGTCCTGTGTGGAGGGGTAGGGGCTCTTCACCCGGTCGTACACCGACTGCGGCAGCAGATCCGCCGTGGCCTCGCGCAGCAGGCTCTTCTCCCGTCCGTCGAAGGACTTCAGCGACCAGGGCGCGTTGTAGACGTACTCCACCAGCCGGTGGTCACAGAACGGCACCCGCACTTCCAGTCCGACCGCCATGCTCGCGCGGTCCTTGCGGTCGAGCAGGATCCGCACGAAGCGCGTCAGGTGCAGATAGCAGATCGTGCGCATCCGGAACTCGAAGTCGCTCTCCCCGTCGAGACGTTCCACGCCCTTGACGGCACAGCGGTAGCCGTCCTGGATGTAGGACCCGAGGTCGAGGGCGTCGGTGACGGCGGGGGTGAGGATGTTGCCGTCGTCGCCGAAGCGCTCGGCGATGCGGACGAGCCAGGGGAAGGTGTGGGCCTTGCGGGCCTCTTCGTCGAAGAACTGCTGGTAGCCGCCGAAGACCTCGTCGGCCGACTCGCCGGACAGGGCGACCGTCGAATGCTGCCGGATCGCCTTGAACAGCAGGTAGAGCGAGGCGTCCATATCGCCGAAGCCCATCGGGAGGTCCCGCGCGCCGATGACCTTTGCGCGGACATCGAGGTCGGCCAGGTGGGCCGAGTCCAGCACGAT is a genomic window of Streptomyces sp. Edi2 containing:
- a CDS encoding ABC transporter permease: MTPSPRLLPGRRFGHFLGAYGLLAFAALLFLAFSLALPDTFPTLDNISEVLSNQSIPALLALGAMLPIVTAKFDLSLGYGLGLAHVMTMQLIANEAWPWPLACLAVIVGGAVVGVFNGIVVEFAKINSLIATLGTGSILYALTGWITNGARIVPGPQGLPAAFTDLYDSRFLGLPVSAFYVLALTAVLWLLLERLPLGRYLYVIGSNPRAAELVGIPTRRYVVHAFAGSGLVVGIAGVLLAAQQRIGNPSVGLDYLLPAFVGALLGSTAIRPGRPNALGTLVAVVILAIGLAGIGQLGAQFWVTPLFNGATLLLAVGMAGYAARRQLRQRRTPPSRPRHDAVRISS
- a CDS encoding AAA family ATPase, which translates into the protein MGRAAELAELSRLVESTLAGEGRAAFVVAEAGLGKTAVLDQAAAAAERRGLRVLQGSAQELEQACPFAFISSCLRLEESPSDARRARVAEVLRGDARYGLPGAKGETSGAYAATIEAIIGLVEDLCAQGPLALFLDDLQWADPSSLAVLYKLVSSVHQLPLLVVGAHRPVSGAGEVDQLSRSPIAGNRTLLELAPLDTAAVAALLADLCGRPAGPRLRRMAEGAAGNPLYLTELIAALRREHAIETGEATAETGEATADIAAGCSLPSLTALVTHRLRHLRDDVLQVLRVASVLGAGCTTAELAAVVDLPLRDLLAVMAEAEAAGALRDTGQRLRFRHELIRHAVYDAVPGSVRDMLHMRAAQCLAEAGAAPERVAEHLLNGLPSPEFLLTWLEGSAARLTTRAPAMALRLLTTALELGDPTDAGYANLRLHHALAQLSCGLLAEAEESARCALAKAPDPGWECLMRWIVIQAAFARGRPDLALAETRAGYRSPGVPEIEAVRLQAFGAVCLFALGDLTEAGAVASRARRAADKAGDSHALAGALHILAAKRFLETPDSEAVELARQASRLMPDSMHPAQWMGLQLALVNYYVDLDLGDDAQRTLAAIRIPAEHTAGMFLPWYHLSCALLAFHTGRWDDALAEITSGLDCGGQDALSRALRAVAALIAVHRGRRPLAEAHLAALLPETENSTVAAFYEYLPLCAGVLLDEAQGDARRAYSRLAEAFDSGVGHLPGQLILGFLTPDLVRLALARGDRANAQRYAAAAQRRADHSGGLYHLGDAYRCQGLLNGDPDLLMEAVRCYRNAPRPLNAAHALTDAAEMLARSGQLDDARVLLDQALDTFTQLGAVWDAAQATSRLRAVAVRRGSHRTRTGSRDGWEALTHTERLVAEHVAEGCSNPEIAARLSIARSTVSTHVSSILRKLAMTSRVEIAAEVTRRQKSGRSPSQD
- a CDS encoding substrate-binding domain-containing protein; the protein is MHSHRKTAVCGTVVVALAATVLAGCERGASTGAAPYSPGPAKTGCPAVLARARAAVARAEKPHTSWDGPTSGPRAVFGKRLVYVAQTMTNPGVAGAAEGLRQAAKTLGWPVRVIDGQGTPAGIQAAFSQALALRPAGIVIGGFDPRLTSRQVATATAEHIPLVGWHAVDAPGPSKDPGLFSNITTNVQDVAKVSADWIITHSRGHAGVVVFTDASIPFARNKSELIKKQLATCSGVRLLEEENIPLPDTSSRTPQEVSALLSRFGDRWTHSVAINDVYFADAAPALRAAGRKGGGIPFNIGAGDGDPSAFQRINSRQFQAATVPEPFSQQGWQILDEFNRAFSGRPASGYVAPVHIATAGNSRGATTWDPSGYRAAYRKIWGR
- a CDS encoding RICIN domain-containing protein; amino-acid sequence: MITEPTPYGPVRRTMAAFAAVAFATLATSVSPLTTGTAHAETPAMTGLSLSPRLPQGDGLAPSLDLAKDSPDYGTEMVINKSPIANWSILPNRDGSFLIRNDKTQKCVDFNTDNDHLVEPRYCDQKNSKQNWYLQPSGGGDGYYLIRNVNTGKCMDVFGGSSNDGTTVGTHGCNGDSNQEWTIGPTPGAEYTGPSLADLATAYALKQCSNSAGAVKSCDYEVTGDSVASVGDLKRVSSNVWNNSTDPGDRTITWTQTTSQTNTVGTSLTVTSEVGVNVEFVTAKVSTALTARYEHSWTQTEAVSDANKISVKPGNYSWAMRGQLMKTVTGKWTFTNDLGDTWSGDGTATVPAKDGTDSLSSDLVLCTSDSPAPECVNNR
- a CDS encoding sugar ABC transporter ATP-binding protein; this translates as MHAAPDSTPPPRDAPRPLVRVRGLCKRFGGTLALDAVDLDIRSGRILALLGPNGAGKSTLIKVLAGVHSADEGEVRVDGHPLGTDAASRALSFIHQDLGLVDWMTVAENIALGAGYPCRAGLLSWRRVRGRCTAALDIVAAHLDPDAPLAGLPRAERSLVALARALSTQAAVIVLDEPTASLPAADCARLFDVLRTLRDQGRALVHVTHRIDEVYEVADDFAVLRDGRVVSQGPVAGYRPARLVRDIVGHEPAGLRFAAASGPAVLRLDRVRTENTAPVSLEVHAGEILGMVGLTGAGHMELGRALAGSRPVTGGRALLDGLPYTPHTVMAAVGSGVGLVTSDRQEEGCAPELTVRENFLANPRASGVRSWRRIVPRHERAEAAALIERFSVFPRDTEAPIATLSGGNQQKVMIGRGLRTSRRLLILEEPTAGVDVGAKTAIYRLLREALAGGLAVLLLSTDFEEVAHVCHRALVFVRGVMTEELSGGALTVSELARASSAMSALTGTVEP